Proteins encoded by one window of Epinephelus moara isolate mb chromosome 18, YSFRI_EMoa_1.0, whole genome shotgun sequence:
- the LOC126405222 gene encoding zinc finger protein 239 isoform X2 codes for MANRFSFHSQLSTIMETMARSALSQICKLVDEDTAELRLRLSQLLVANTALAEKVNSLECELTIVRSDSPRLCKSYRSVGVQTVCHGDGDAYGSGSPTIEGIFGKDWCMNLWKDRDPCSVERDSPQSSEFTATLSNHITVTEIKEEDVEDAASSCQQEALSTEEHKESMAEEPEQLSVGISADGSTCSLPFDPDGEPAVCAGGMEEESMQLICISDSEEAFSSHIIPIEEEEDDDDDNVEFVTESQQEPTMNAECGPSNEEQHTLPADNSDNSTAPDEHTGDDFNMLQVESTRAPDNGKFSCEICGRTFFHKGTLTHHMKSHKSNFCNICKQHFPRRHKFNTHTCVPPAPSQPVSRSCELCGKTFANPSALRIHYLVHTGEKPHRCSFCGKGFTQKGNLKCHLRIHTGERPFCCVKCGKTFTQKVNLNHHLMSHRKQEFPKARRHQPVRD; via the exons ATGGCGAACCGCTTCTCTTTTCACTCACAGCTCTCCACCATCATGGAGACGATGGCCAGGTCTGCCCTGAGTCAGATATGCAAGCTGGTGGATGAAGACACGGCGGAGCTCCGGCTGCGGTTGTCTCAGCTCCTGGTGGCTAACACCGCCCTGGCAGAGAAAGTGAACAGCCTGGAGTGCGAGCTGACCATTGTGAGAAGCGACTCCCCCAGACTGTGTAAAAGTTATCGCAGCGTAGGTGTGCAAACTGTGTGCCACGGGGACGGGGACGCTTATG GGTCTGGGTCGCCCACCATAGAGGGGATTTTTGGGAAAGATTGGTGTATGAATCTGTGGAAAGACAGAGACCCGTGCAGTGTGGAGAGAGACTCACCGCAGTCCTCTGAG TTCACGGCGACACTGTCCAACCACATTACTGTGACTGAGATCAaagaggaggatgtggaggaTGCTGCCAGCAGCTGCCAGCAGGAAGCGCTTAGTACAGAAG AACATAAAGAAAGCATGGCTGAGGAACCAGAGCAACTGTCAGTGGGTATCTCAGCCGACGGCAGCACTTGCAGCCTGCCGTTTGATCCGGATGGAGAGCCGGCTGTGTGTGCAGGCGGTATGGAAGAAGAGTCCATGCAGCTGATTTGCATCAGTGACTCAGAGGAGGCCTTCAGCTCTCATATCATTCcaatagaggaggaggaggatgatgacgATGACAATGTAGAGTTTGTTACAGAAAGTCAGCAAGAGCCGACGATGAACGCTGAATGTGGGCCCAGTAATGAAGAACAGCACACTTTACCTGCAGACAACTCAGACAACAGCACAGCTCCGGATGAACACACGGGTGACGACTTTAATATGCTTCAGGTAGAAAGCACAAGAGCCCCGGACAATGGGAAATTCAGTTGTGAAATATGTGGCAGGACGTTCTTCCACAAGGGCACCCTAACACACCACATGAAGTCCCACAAGTCCAACTTTTGCAACATTTGTAAGCAGCACTTCCCTCGCCGGCACAAGTTCAACACGCACACCTGCGTGCCCCCGGCTCCCTCTCAGCCTGTCAGCAGATCATGCGAGCTGTGTGGTAAGACCTTTGCGAACCCATCAGCTCTGAGGATTCACTACCTCGTCCACACGGGAGAGAAACCACACAGGTGCAGCTTCTGTGGGAAAGGGTTCACCCAGAAAGGCAATCTGAAATGTCACCTTCGTATCCATACTGGAGAGAGACCGTTCTGCTGTGTCAAATGTGGGAAGACATTCACGCAAAAGGTCAACCTCAACCATCACTTAATGTCGCACAGAAAACAAGAGTTCCCCAAGGCTAGGAGACATCAACCTGTCAGGGACTGA
- the si:dkey-210j14.3 gene encoding zinc finger protein 157 isoform X2 gives MMCDTTNRSFRAQLAAVLDKLTKAALVEIGNLADECSSVLHTEISLHKTENEALKKRCYLLEVQLRAAREAQTYPAHVNSVSSSRHPAEQQQQPAPAIDGVFGKDWCMDLWREDKLPPQRKEAVEPAAMTSMVPQGIDLMEREPDLIFVKEETYDDPIGQQMRLTDNRKVAGIFDEDSMLHRSVDELQLHSGELNNYPMTVDTQTQQRTQPTIMDKLIDDATMSTMVDNTNSSSATTEYSDYTNNIHMNATKEPNVQPRPMKPAKRFECLFCGKIFNYLSSLKVHIRRHSGEKPFSCTVCGKRFAQKTYLKLHQRVHSGEKPYSCPDCGKSFSQKSSLNIHLRTHTGEKPYSCVDCGKCYAYKYGLNHHQCFN, from the exons ATGATGTGCGACACGACGAACCGAAGTTTCCGGGCGCAGTTAGCCGCCGTGCTGGACAAGCTAACGAAGGCGGCTCTGGTGGAAATAGGCAACCTGGCTGACGAGTGCTCCTCCGTCCTTCACACCGAGATATCGCTGCACAAGACCGAGAACGAGGCGCTGAAGAAGAGGTGCTACTTACTGGAGGTCCAGCTGAGAGCAGCGAGGGAGGCGCAGACCTACCCTGCACATGTCAACAGTGTCAGCAGCAGCCGACACCCTGCAG aacagcagcagcagcctgctcCAGCCATTGATGGCGTTTTCGGAAAGGACTGGTGCATGGATCTGTGGAGAGAGGACAAACTCCCACCTCAAAGGAAAGAGGCAGTGGAGCCTGCTGCGATGACGAGCATGGTGCCACAG GGAATAGACCTAATGGAGCGAGAACCTGATCTCATCTTTGTTAAGGAGGAGACGTATGATGATCCCATTGGCCAGCAGATGAGGCTCACAGATAACAGAAAAG TGGCTGGAATCTTTGACGAGGACAGCATGCTTCACAGATctgttgatgagctgcagcttcACTCAGGTGAATTAAACAACTATCCCATGACGGTTGACACTCAAACACAACAGCGCACGCAGCCAACCATTATGGACAAGCTGATCGACGATGCAACAATGAGCACAATGGTGGACAACACCAATTCTTCCTCGGCCACCACAGAATACTCAGACTACACGAACAATATCCACATGAACGCAACCAAAGAACCCAACGTTCAGCCAAGACCCATGAAACCCGCCAAACGGTTTGAGTGCTTATTCTGCGGGAAGATATTCAACTATCTGAGCAGTTTAAAAGTCCACATCCGGCGACACTCCGGCGAGAAGCCGTTCAGCTGCACGGTGTGCGGGAAGCGCTTTGCTCAGAAGACGTACCTGAAGCTGCACCAGCGCGTTCACTCGGGGGAGAAGCCTTACAGCTGTCCGGACTGTGGCAAAAGTTTCTCCCAGAAAAGCTCTCTGAACATACATCTTCGAACGCACACCGGGGAGAAGCCTTACAGCTGTGTGGACTGTGGGAAATGTTACGCATACAAGTACGGTTTAAATCACCACCAGTGTTTCAACTGA
- the LOC126405222 gene encoding zinc finger protein 41 isoform X1 → MANRFSFHSQLSTIMETMARSALSQICKLVDEDTAELRLRLSQLLVANTALAEKVNSLECELTIVRSDSPRLCKSYRSVGVQTVCHGDGDAYGSGSPTIEGIFGKDWCMNLWKDRDPCSVERDSPQSSEFTATLSNHITVTEIKEEDVEDAASSCQQEALSTEAEHKESMAEEPEQLSVGISADGSTCSLPFDPDGEPAVCAGGMEEESMQLICISDSEEAFSSHIIPIEEEEDDDDDNVEFVTESQQEPTMNAECGPSNEEQHTLPADNSDNSTAPDEHTGDDFNMLQVESTRAPDNGKFSCEICGRTFFHKGTLTHHMKSHKSNFCNICKQHFPRRHKFNTHTCVPPAPSQPVSRSCELCGKTFANPSALRIHYLVHTGEKPHRCSFCGKGFTQKGNLKCHLRIHTGERPFCCVKCGKTFTQKVNLNHHLMSHRKQEFPKARRHQPVRD, encoded by the exons ATGGCGAACCGCTTCTCTTTTCACTCACAGCTCTCCACCATCATGGAGACGATGGCCAGGTCTGCCCTGAGTCAGATATGCAAGCTGGTGGATGAAGACACGGCGGAGCTCCGGCTGCGGTTGTCTCAGCTCCTGGTGGCTAACACCGCCCTGGCAGAGAAAGTGAACAGCCTGGAGTGCGAGCTGACCATTGTGAGAAGCGACTCCCCCAGACTGTGTAAAAGTTATCGCAGCGTAGGTGTGCAAACTGTGTGCCACGGGGACGGGGACGCTTATG GGTCTGGGTCGCCCACCATAGAGGGGATTTTTGGGAAAGATTGGTGTATGAATCTGTGGAAAGACAGAGACCCGTGCAGTGTGGAGAGAGACTCACCGCAGTCCTCTGAG TTCACGGCGACACTGTCCAACCACATTACTGTGACTGAGATCAaagaggaggatgtggaggaTGCTGCCAGCAGCTGCCAGCAGGAAGCGCTTAGTACAGAAG CAGAACATAAAGAAAGCATGGCTGAGGAACCAGAGCAACTGTCAGTGGGTATCTCAGCCGACGGCAGCACTTGCAGCCTGCCGTTTGATCCGGATGGAGAGCCGGCTGTGTGTGCAGGCGGTATGGAAGAAGAGTCCATGCAGCTGATTTGCATCAGTGACTCAGAGGAGGCCTTCAGCTCTCATATCATTCcaatagaggaggaggaggatgatgacgATGACAATGTAGAGTTTGTTACAGAAAGTCAGCAAGAGCCGACGATGAACGCTGAATGTGGGCCCAGTAATGAAGAACAGCACACTTTACCTGCAGACAACTCAGACAACAGCACAGCTCCGGATGAACACACGGGTGACGACTTTAATATGCTTCAGGTAGAAAGCACAAGAGCCCCGGACAATGGGAAATTCAGTTGTGAAATATGTGGCAGGACGTTCTTCCACAAGGGCACCCTAACACACCACATGAAGTCCCACAAGTCCAACTTTTGCAACATTTGTAAGCAGCACTTCCCTCGCCGGCACAAGTTCAACACGCACACCTGCGTGCCCCCGGCTCCCTCTCAGCCTGTCAGCAGATCATGCGAGCTGTGTGGTAAGACCTTTGCGAACCCATCAGCTCTGAGGATTCACTACCTCGTCCACACGGGAGAGAAACCACACAGGTGCAGCTTCTGTGGGAAAGGGTTCACCCAGAAAGGCAATCTGAAATGTCACCTTCGTATCCATACTGGAGAGAGACCGTTCTGCTGTGTCAAATGTGGGAAGACATTCACGCAAAAGGTCAACCTCAACCATCACTTAATGTCGCACAGAAAACAAGAGTTCCCCAAGGCTAGGAGACATCAACCTGTCAGGGACTGA
- the vac14 gene encoding protein VAC14 homolog — MNTEKDFSPLTPNIVRALNDKLYEKRKVAALEIEKLVREFVAQNNSTQIRHVIQILASEFALSQHPHSRKGGLIGLAACSIALGKDSGLYLKELIEPVLTCFNDSDSRLRYYACEALYNIVKVARGAVLPHFNLLFDGLSKLAADPDPNVKSGSELLDRLLKDIVTESNKFDLVAFVPLLRERIYSNNQYARQFIISWIHVLESVPDINLLDYLPEILDGLFQILGDNSKEIRRTCEVVLGEFLKEIKKTPSSVKFAEMANILVIHCQVADEAKLTNDLIQLTAMTWMREFIQLAGRVVLPYSSGILTAVLPCLSYDDRKKNTKEAASACNHSLMKLVTPEDDEDEEEEKSGSTGSPSKEEDQPKTEVDSNDILNASQESVGLSNISFFTPANADRPQVTLDLDGIVQVLDRHLHDSSTGMMTRIAVLKWLYHLYIKTPRKMFRHTDSLFPMLLKTLSDESDEVILKDLEVLAEIASSPAGQTDQMGPCDSTDNKLELKVPESAKPGQQPKAVDSSPSTPSMNSYFYKFMINLLKRFSLERKLLENRGAFIIRQLCLLLHAENIFHSMADILLKEEDLKFASTMVQTLNTILLTSAELFQLRNQLKDLRTQESCALFCCLYRSWCHNPVATVSLCFLTQNYKHAYDLIQKFGDLEVTVDFLIEVDKLVQLIESPIFTYLRLQLLDVENNPYLIKALYGLLMLLPQSQAFQLLSHRLRCVPNPELMRTVDESKYMDSKKQVVSKRASHTQVDYNELLQHFDRVQSKHLEVRHQRSGRASDHLDRKLM, encoded by the coding sequence ATGAACACGGAAAAGGACTTTTCGCCTCTGACGCCCAACATTGTGAGGGCTCTGAATGACAAACTGTACGAGAAGAGGAAAGTGGCAGCTCTGGAGATAGAGAAACTGGTGCGGGAGTTTGTGGCTCAGAACAACTCTACTCAAATCAGACATGTCATCCAGATCTTGGCCTCGGAGTTTGCGCTTTCCCAGCACCCCCACAGCCGGAAGGGGGGTCTCATTGGACTGGCAGCCTGCTCCATCGCTCTCGGCAAGGACTCAGGTCTGTATCTGAAGGAGCTTATTGAGCCTGTGCTCACGTGCTTTAATGACTCAGACAGCCGCCTGCGCTACTATGCCTGCGAGGCCCTGTATAACATAGTCAAAGTGGCCAGAGGAGCTGTGCTTCCCCACTTCAACCTGCTCTTTGATGGGCTCAGCAAGCTCGCAGCAGACCCAGACCCCAATGTGAAAAGCGGATCTGAACTCTTGGACAGACTGCTGAAAGACATTGTGACAGAGAGTAACAAGTTTGACTTAGTGGCATTTGTCCCCCTGCTCAGAGAGAGAATCTACTCCAATAATCAATATGCTCGGCAGTTTATTATCTCCTGGATCCACGTTCTGGAGTCCGTGCCAGACATCAACTTGTTAGACTACCTCCCCGAGATCCTGGATGGGCTCTTCCAGATCCTGGGAGACAACAGCAAGGAGATCCGCAGGACATGTGAAGTGGTGcttggagagtttttaaaggaGATTAAGAAGACGCCCTCCAGTGTGAAGTTTGCAGAGATGGCCAACATTCTGGTCATCCACTGCCAGGTTGCAGATGAAGCAAAACTCACAAACGATCTGATCCAGCTGACAGCTATGACCTGGATGAGAGAGTTTATCCAACTTGCAGGCAGAGTGGTTCTTCCCTACTCCTCTGGCATCCTGACTGCAGTGCTGCCTTGCCTCTCCTACGACGACAGAAAGAAGAACACCAAAGAAGCAGCCAGTGCGTGCAATCACAGTCTGATGAAGCTGGTGACCCCtgaagatgatgaggatgaggaggaggagaaaagcggAAGCACAGGGTCGCCGTCCAAGGAGGAGGATCAGCCTAAAACTGAAGTGGACAGCAATGATATCCTGAATGCATCACAAGAATCTGTTGGTTTAAGTAATATCAGCTTCTTCACTCCAGCGAATGCTGACAGGCCTCAGGTAACTCTGGACCTGGACGGCATTGTTCAGGTGTTGGACAGACACCTACACGACTCCTCCACTGGCATGATGACCCGCATAGCTGTGCTCAAATGGCTCTACCACCTCTACATCAAGACGCCACGCAAGATGTTCCGCCATACAGACAGCCTGTTTCCCATGCTGCTGAAAACACTGTCTGATGAGTCCGATGAGGTGATACTGAAAGATCTGGAGGTGTTAGCTGAGATAGCGTCATCTCCTGCTGGCCAGACGGACCAAATGGGCCCCTGCGACAGCACAGACAACAAACTGGAGCTCAAAGTCCCAGAGAGTGCAAAGCCAGGACAGCAGCCCAAAGCAGTGGACTCGTCCCCGTCCACTCCCAGTATGAACTCCTATTTTTACAAGTTTATGATCAACCTGCTGAAGCGTTTCAGTCTGGAGAGGAAGCTGCTGGAGAACAGAGGCGCTTTCATCATCAGGCAGCTCTGTCTGTTGCTTCACGCGGAGAACATTTTCCACTCCATGGCCGACATCTTGCTGAAGGAGGAGGACCTGAAATTTGCCTCCACCATGGTTCAGACGCTCAACACCATCCTGCTCACCTCGGCTGAGCTCTTTCAGTTGCGCAACCAGCTGAAGGACCTGCGCACTCAGGAGAGCTGCGCTTTGTTTTGCTGCCTGTATCGCTCCTGGTGCCACAACCCCGTGGCCACTGTGTCGCTCTGTTTCCTCACACAGAACTACAAACACGCCTATGACCTCATCCAGAAGTTTGGAGATCTGGAGGTGACGGTTGACTTCCTGATTGAGGTCGACAAGCTGGTGCAGCTCATTGAGAGCCCCATTTTCACCTACCTGCGCCTGCAGCTCCTGGATGTGGAGAACAACCCTTACCTGATTAAGGCGCTGTACGgcctgctgatgctgctgccaCAGAGCCAGGCCTTCCAGCTGCTCTCCCACCGTTTGCGGTGCGTTCCTAACCCGGAGCTCATGAGGACTGTGGATGAGTCCAAATACATGGACTCAAAGAAGCAAGTGGTCTCCAAGCGTGCCTCTCACACTCAGGTGGATTACAATGAGCTGCTCCAGCACTTTGACCGCGTTCAGAGTAAACACCTGGAGGTCCGGCACCAGCGCTCTGGACGAGCCTCCGATCACCTTGACAGGAAGCTGATGTGA
- the si:dkey-210j14.3 gene encoding zinc finger protein 765 isoform X1, giving the protein MMCDTTNRSFRAQLAAVLDKLTKAALVEIGNLADECSSVLHTEISLHKTENEALKKRCYLLEVQLRAAREAQTYPAHVNSVSSSRHPADVPISHLLLPPEQQQQPAPAIDGVFGKDWCMDLWREDKLPPQRKEAVEPAAMTSMVPQGIDLMEREPDLIFVKEETYDDPIGQQMRLTDNRKVAGIFDEDSMLHRSVDELQLHSGELNNYPMTVDTQTQQRTQPTIMDKLIDDATMSTMVDNTNSSSATTEYSDYTNNIHMNATKEPNVQPRPMKPAKRFECLFCGKIFNYLSSLKVHIRRHSGEKPFSCTVCGKRFAQKTYLKLHQRVHSGEKPYSCPDCGKSFSQKSSLNIHLRTHTGEKPYSCVDCGKCYAYKYGLNHHQCFN; this is encoded by the exons ATGATGTGCGACACGACGAACCGAAGTTTCCGGGCGCAGTTAGCCGCCGTGCTGGACAAGCTAACGAAGGCGGCTCTGGTGGAAATAGGCAACCTGGCTGACGAGTGCTCCTCCGTCCTTCACACCGAGATATCGCTGCACAAGACCGAGAACGAGGCGCTGAAGAAGAGGTGCTACTTACTGGAGGTCCAGCTGAGAGCAGCGAGGGAGGCGCAGACCTACCCTGCACATGTCAACAGTGTCAGCAGCAGCCGACACCCTGCAG ACGTCCCCATTTCACATCTGCTTCTTCCTccagaacagcagcagcagcctgctcCAGCCATTGATGGCGTTTTCGGAAAGGACTGGTGCATGGATCTGTGGAGAGAGGACAAACTCCCACCTCAAAGGAAAGAGGCAGTGGAGCCTGCTGCGATGACGAGCATGGTGCCACAG GGAATAGACCTAATGGAGCGAGAACCTGATCTCATCTTTGTTAAGGAGGAGACGTATGATGATCCCATTGGCCAGCAGATGAGGCTCACAGATAACAGAAAAG TGGCTGGAATCTTTGACGAGGACAGCATGCTTCACAGATctgttgatgagctgcagcttcACTCAGGTGAATTAAACAACTATCCCATGACGGTTGACACTCAAACACAACAGCGCACGCAGCCAACCATTATGGACAAGCTGATCGACGATGCAACAATGAGCACAATGGTGGACAACACCAATTCTTCCTCGGCCACCACAGAATACTCAGACTACACGAACAATATCCACATGAACGCAACCAAAGAACCCAACGTTCAGCCAAGACCCATGAAACCCGCCAAACGGTTTGAGTGCTTATTCTGCGGGAAGATATTCAACTATCTGAGCAGTTTAAAAGTCCACATCCGGCGACACTCCGGCGAGAAGCCGTTCAGCTGCACGGTGTGCGGGAAGCGCTTTGCTCAGAAGACGTACCTGAAGCTGCACCAGCGCGTTCACTCGGGGGAGAAGCCTTACAGCTGTCCGGACTGTGGCAAAAGTTTCTCCCAGAAAAGCTCTCTGAACATACATCTTCGAACGCACACCGGGGAGAAGCCTTACAGCTGTGTGGACTGTGGGAAATGTTACGCATACAAGTACGGTTTAAATCACCACCAGTGTTTCAACTGA
- the LOC126405222 gene encoding zinc finger protein 41 isoform X3, with translation MANRFSFHSQLSTIMETMARSALSQICKLVDEDTAELRLRLSQLLVANTALAEKVNSLECELTIVRSDSPRLCKSYRSVGSGSPTIEGIFGKDWCMNLWKDRDPCSVERDSPQSSEFTATLSNHITVTEIKEEDVEDAASSCQQEALSTEAEHKESMAEEPEQLSVGISADGSTCSLPFDPDGEPAVCAGGMEEESMQLICISDSEEAFSSHIIPIEEEEDDDDDNVEFVTESQQEPTMNAECGPSNEEQHTLPADNSDNSTAPDEHTGDDFNMLQVESTRAPDNGKFSCEICGRTFFHKGTLTHHMKSHKSNFCNICKQHFPRRHKFNTHTCVPPAPSQPVSRSCELCGKTFANPSALRIHYLVHTGEKPHRCSFCGKGFTQKGNLKCHLRIHTGERPFCCVKCGKTFTQKVNLNHHLMSHRKQEFPKARRHQPVRD, from the exons ATGGCGAACCGCTTCTCTTTTCACTCACAGCTCTCCACCATCATGGAGACGATGGCCAGGTCTGCCCTGAGTCAGATATGCAAGCTGGTGGATGAAGACACGGCGGAGCTCCGGCTGCGGTTGTCTCAGCTCCTGGTGGCTAACACCGCCCTGGCAGAGAAAGTGAACAGCCTGGAGTGCGAGCTGACCATTGTGAGAAGCGACTCCCCCAGACTGTGTAAAAGTTATCGCAGCGTAG GGTCTGGGTCGCCCACCATAGAGGGGATTTTTGGGAAAGATTGGTGTATGAATCTGTGGAAAGACAGAGACCCGTGCAGTGTGGAGAGAGACTCACCGCAGTCCTCTGAG TTCACGGCGACACTGTCCAACCACATTACTGTGACTGAGATCAaagaggaggatgtggaggaTGCTGCCAGCAGCTGCCAGCAGGAAGCGCTTAGTACAGAAG CAGAACATAAAGAAAGCATGGCTGAGGAACCAGAGCAACTGTCAGTGGGTATCTCAGCCGACGGCAGCACTTGCAGCCTGCCGTTTGATCCGGATGGAGAGCCGGCTGTGTGTGCAGGCGGTATGGAAGAAGAGTCCATGCAGCTGATTTGCATCAGTGACTCAGAGGAGGCCTTCAGCTCTCATATCATTCcaatagaggaggaggaggatgatgacgATGACAATGTAGAGTTTGTTACAGAAAGTCAGCAAGAGCCGACGATGAACGCTGAATGTGGGCCCAGTAATGAAGAACAGCACACTTTACCTGCAGACAACTCAGACAACAGCACAGCTCCGGATGAACACACGGGTGACGACTTTAATATGCTTCAGGTAGAAAGCACAAGAGCCCCGGACAATGGGAAATTCAGTTGTGAAATATGTGGCAGGACGTTCTTCCACAAGGGCACCCTAACACACCACATGAAGTCCCACAAGTCCAACTTTTGCAACATTTGTAAGCAGCACTTCCCTCGCCGGCACAAGTTCAACACGCACACCTGCGTGCCCCCGGCTCCCTCTCAGCCTGTCAGCAGATCATGCGAGCTGTGTGGTAAGACCTTTGCGAACCCATCAGCTCTGAGGATTCACTACCTCGTCCACACGGGAGAGAAACCACACAGGTGCAGCTTCTGTGGGAAAGGGTTCACCCAGAAAGGCAATCTGAAATGTCACCTTCGTATCCATACTGGAGAGAGACCGTTCTGCTGTGTCAAATGTGGGAAGACATTCACGCAAAAGGTCAACCTCAACCATCACTTAATGTCGCACAGAAAACAAGAGTTCCCCAAGGCTAGGAGACATCAACCTGTCAGGGACTGA